The proteins below are encoded in one region of Cololabis saira isolate AMF1-May2022 chromosome 21, fColSai1.1, whole genome shotgun sequence:
- the LOC133421626 gene encoding NLR family CARD domain-containing protein 3-like, whose protein sequence is MDQCEDREEGVLPSKTSPRGKPEREEERRPGPGPGPSCVSLKSDGSKGLPIYFKESAGFPSERKQPGPESGSEPGPGPSCVSLKSDGSKGLPIYFKESPGFPSDEVDQEISESPSGPSVQQHQTQLDSVFQLLEDDIVMFVKDELKKIQKVLSPDYPESSESLEEDEDEEQKSIRETFMKITVKFLRRRKQEKLADLLQSKTVAAVCQSKLKVQLQKKHQHVFEGIIKAGNKILLEQIYTELYITEGGTGEVNNEHEVRQIEAASRKPDGAETSIRQEDIFKPPPGRGGPIRTVMTKGVAGIGKTVLTQKFSLDWAEGRTNQDIQFLLPFTFRQLNVLKDRKFSLVELVHGFFSETKGICSFEEFQVAFIFDGLDESRLPLDFHNNEVLTDVTESTSVDVLLTNLIRGNLLPSARLWITTRPAAANQIPPYCVDMVTEVRGFTDPQKEEYFRKRFREEEKTSRIISHIKTSRSLHIMCHIPVFCWITATVLENVLETREGGELPKTLTEMFIHFLVVQAKLKKAKYDGGAETDPHWSPESRKMVESLGKLAFEQLQKGNLIFYEPDLRECGIDVREASVYSGVFTQIFREESSLYQDQVFCFIHLSVQEFLAALYVRLSFIKSRVNMLEDQPTTHHSSNSFYQSAVDKALQSPNGHLDLFLRFLLGLSLETNQNLLRGLKTSTQRSSQDNQETVKYIKKKISEDLSAERSINLFHCLNELNNQSLVEEVQRSLTSGRLSTDELSPAQWSALAFILLSSGDLEVFDLKKFSASEEALRRLLPVVKASKKVLLSGCNLSEDICPLLSSVLSSQSSSLTELDLSNNDLQDSGLKQLCPGLESPHCKLESLRLSGCLISEEGSAFLVSALTSNPSHLRELDLSNNDLQDSGLEQLCPGLESPHCHLESLRLSGCLISEEGSSSLVSALTSNPSHLRELDLSYNHPGESAGKLLSGLEDPRWRLDILRVEPAGQRWLTPGLRKYSCQLTVDTNTVHNYIKLSDNNRKMTCVKEDQSYPDHPDRFDDDDLPQLLCREVLTGRCYWEVQWSEHVSVSVSYRRISRKGNSGDCWFGGNDHSWSLDCYPGGRYQVWHNNRETSVTSSSSSSYSGIAAVYVDVPAGTLSFYEVSVSDRLIHLHTFNTSFTEPLCAGFGLRSWSWCGSESSVSLGPL, encoded by the exons agtggaccaggagatctcagagtcccccagcggtccgtctgtccagcagcaccagacccagctggactccgtctttcag ctgctggaggacgacatcgtcatgtttgtgaaggacgagctgaagaagatccagaaggttctgagtccagattacccagaatcctcagagagtctggaggaggatgaagatgaggagcagaagagcatcagagagacattcatgaagatcacagtgaagttcttgaggaggaggaagcaggagaagctggccgacctcctgcagagca AGACAGTCGCTGCCGTTTGTCAATCCAAACTCAAAGTTCAGCTGCAGAAGAAGCACCAGCATGTGTTTGAGGGAATCATTAAAGCAGGAAATAAAAtccttctggagcagatctacacagagctctacatcacagagggagggaccggagaggtcaacaatgaacatgaagtcagacagattgaagcagcttccaggaaaccagacggagcagaaacatccatcagacaggaagacatctttaaacccccacctggaagaggaggaccaatcagaacggtgatgacgaagggagtggccggcatcgggaaaacagtcctaacacagaagttcagtctggactgggctgaaggcagaaccaaccaggacatccagttcctgcttccattcaccttcagacagctgaatgtgctgaaagacagaaagttcagcttggtggaactagttcatggattcttctctgaaaccaaaggaatctgcagctttgaagagttccaggtcgcgttcatctttgacggtctggatgagagtcgacttcctctggacttccacaacaatgaggtcctgaccgatgttacagagtccacctcagtggacgtgctgctgacaaacctcatcagggggaacctgcttccttctgctcgtctctggatcaccacacgacccgcagcagccaatcagatccctccttactgtgttgacatggtgacggaggtcagagggttcactgacccacagaaggaggaatacttcaggaagaggttcagagaagaggagaagaccagcaggatcatctcccacatcaagacatcacggagcctccacatcatgtgccacatcccagtcttctgctggatcactgctacggtcctggagaacgtcctggaaaccagagagggaggggagctgcccaagaccctgactgagatgttcatccacttcctggtggtccaggccaaactgaagaaggccaagtatgacggaggagctgagacggatccacactggagtccagagagcaggaagatggtggagtctctgggaaaactggcttttgagcagctgcagaaaggaaacctgatcttctatgaaccagacctgagagagtgtggcatcgatgtcagagaggcttcagtttactcaggagtgttcacccagatctttagagaggagagcagcctgtaccaggaccaggtcttctgcttcatccatctgagtgtccaggagtttctggctgctctgtATGTCCGTCTGTCCTTCATCAAGTCTCGAGTCAACATGCTGGAAGATCAACCAACAACTCACCATTCTTCAAACAGTTTCTATCagagtgctgtggacaaggccttacagagtcccaacggacacctggacttgttcctccgcttcctcctgggtctttcactggagaccaatcagaacctcctacgaggtctgaAGACATCAACCCAAAGAAGTTCACAGgacaatcaggaaacagttaaatacatcaagaagaagatcagtgaggatctgtctgcagagagaagcatcaacctgttccactgtctgaatgaactgaacaatcagtctctggtggaggaggtccaacggTCCCTGACGTCAGGACGACTCTCCACAGatgaactgtctcctgctcagtggtcggctctggccttcatcttactgtcatcaggagatctggaggtgtttgacctgaagaagttctcagcttcagaggaggctctacggaggctgctgccggtggtcaaagcctccaagaaagttct actgagtggctgtaacctctcagaggacatctgtccacttctgtcctcagttctcagctctcagtcctccagtctgacagaactggacctgagcaacaacgacctgcaggattctggactgaagcagctgtgtcctggactggagagtccacactgcaaactggagtctctcag gctgtcaggctgtctgatctcagaggaaggaagtgcttttctggtctcagctctgacctccaacccctcccacctgagagagctggacctgagcaacaacgacctgcaggattctggactggagcagctgtgtcctggactggagagtccacactgtcacctggagtctctcag gctgtcaggctgtctgatctcagaggaaggaagttcttctctggtctcagctctgacctccaacccctcccacctgagagagctggacctgagctacaaccatccaggggaGTCAGCAGGGAAACTTCTGTCTGgactggaggatccccgctggagactggacaTTCTCAG ggtggagcctgctggacaacgatggctgacaccaggtctgaggaagt attcctgtcaactcaccgtcgacacaaacacagtccacaactacatcaaactgtctgacaacaacaggaagatgacgtGTGTGAaggaggatcagtcatatcctgatcatccagacaggtttgatgatgatgatcttcctcagctgctgtgtagagaagttctgacgggtcgctgttactgggaggtccagtggagtgaacatgtttctgtatcagtgagttacagaagaatcagcaggaaaggaaaCTCTGGTGACTGTTGGTTTGGAggaaacgatcattcctggagtctggactgttATCCAGGCGGTCGGTACCAAGTCTGGCACAATAACAGAGAAACATCCGTcacctcctcatcttcatcttcatacTCTGGCATAGCAGCagtttacgtggacgttcctgctggaactctgtccttctatgaagtctctgtctctgacagactgatccacctccacaccttcaacaccagcttcactgaacctctctgtgctggatttggactcaggtcctggtcctggtgtgGTTCTGAGTCCTCAGTGTCTCTGGGTCCactttag
- the LOC133421775 gene encoding zinc-binding protein A33-like produces the protein MDEKTLLKNFLSCHVCLETFKDPVSLSCSHNFCSSCLKTFWEEAKHRNCPICKRKSSKEDFGVSFSLKELADSFAGRQTGGSSETEKEEKREEVCKKHPEKPPLFCIDEQRALCSVCEFSLHQNHKVVPVEAAVGELKELLKSDLKSLQDKRDKYKRVEETYKDVVQHSEKQLLSTEKQIRAEFNKLQQFLKEEEESRLAALREEEEQKGRRISRERKRIQEQISSLSDSISAVEEELQKDDMVFLSRFKPTRDRAREQSSVSDPQLLSGTLVDEAKHLGNLAFRVWEKMGDQVHFSPVVLDPNTAAPDLYLSADLTSVRREDTRQQLPNNPERNIYYANVFGSEGLTSGKHSWEVEVGDHPLWYVGLIKDSVDRKGKVFVSPEYGIWCLSYRDGKYKNGDVEPVTVKKSLRRIRVQLDYDGGTVSFYNAEDMKKIYTHKYTFTEKLFPYFSLGMSGDAKTSEIRICQTKNRLT, from the coding sequence ATGGATGAGAAAACTCTTCTTAAAAATTTCCTGAGCTGCCACGTTTGTTTAGAGACTTTCAAAGATCCGGTGTCTCTGAGCTGCAGCCACAACTTCTGTTCAAGCTGCCTGAAAACGTTCTGGGAAGAAGCTAAACACAGAAACTGTCCcatctgtaaaagaaaatcttctaAAGAGGATTTTGGTGTGAGCTTTTCACTGAAGGAACTTGCCGACTCTTTTGCTGGAAGACAGACAGGTGGATCGTCTGAgactgaaaaagaagaaaagagggaggaggtTTGTAAGAAACATCCAGAAAAACCTCCACTGTTCTGTATAGACGAACAGAGAGCGTTGTGTTCTGTCTGTGAGTTTTCTCTGCACCAGAACCACAAAGTGGTTCCTGTAGAAGCAGCAGTCGgtgagctgaaggagctgctgaaatCTGACTTAAAGTCTCTGCAGGACAAGAGGGACAAATACAAACGAGTGGAGGAAACATATAAAGATGTGGTTCAACACTCGGAGAAGCAGCTGCTGTCCACAGAGAAGCAGATCAGAGCAGAGTTCAacaaactccagcagttcctgaaggaggaagaggagtccagACTGGCAGCtctgagggaggaagaggagcagaagGGGAGGAGAATCAgcagggagaggaagaggatccAGGAGCAGATCTCCTCTCTGTCAGACAGCATCTCTGCTGTGGAAGAAGAGCTGCAGAAAGACGACATGGTGTTCCTCAGCAGGTTTAAACCCACTCGGGACAGAGCCAGAGAGCAGAGCTCAGTGTCAGATCCACAGCTGCTCTCAGGAACTCTGGTAGACGAGGCCAAACACCTGGGAAACCTGGCCTTCAGAGTCTGGGAGAAGATGGGGGACCAGGTCCACTTCAGCCCGGTGGTTCTGGAcccaaacactgcagcccccGATCTCTATCTGTCTGCTGATCTGACCAGTGTGAGACGTGAAGATACACGGCAGCAGCTTCCTAATAATCCAGAGAGAAACATCTACTATGCCAATGTTTTTGGTTCTGAGGGTTTGACCTCAGGGAAACACAgctgggaggtggaggtgggagaTCATCCTCTCTGGTATGTTGGTTTGATTAAAGACTCAGTTGACAGGAAGGGAAAGGTGTTTGTTTCACCTGAATATGGAATCTGGTGTTTGTCGTATCGTGATGGAAAATACAAGAATGGTGATGTTGAGCCCGTCACGGTGAAGAAGAGTCTCCGGAGGATCAGAGTCCAGCTGGACTATGACGGGGGGACGGTTTCCTTCTACAACGCTGAAGACATGAAAAAAATCTACACTCACAAATACACTTTCACTGAGAAACTCTTCCCTTATTTCAGTCTTGGAATGTCTGGTGATGCAAAAACTTCTGAGATCAGAATCTGTCAGACAAAGAATAGATTAACCTGA